The Christiangramia forsetii KT0803 DNA segment CGCTTCAGCATTAAGAATTCCGGGAATTGAAATCGCAGGAAAAACAGGTACTGCTGAAAACTTTACCAAGATTGGAGGAAAAAGGGTTCAATTAACAGACCATTCTATTTTCGTGGCTTTCGCTCCGGTAGATAATCCTAAAATCGCTATTGCTGTTTTTGTTGAAAATGGATATTGGGGAGGGCGTTATGCCGGTAGGATCGCAAGCCTTATGGTAGAAAAATATTTAAAAGGGACCATTACCAGGACCGATATGGAAGACTGGATACTTAGCCATAGCCTTCAAGATGAATATGCAAAACCTATAAGCGGAGAACCTTTCAGAATTAATCAGTAAATGAGTAAAAGCAGCGCAGCAGGATTTGACTGGATAAGCATCTTTATATATTTAATTTTAATCTGCTTTGGTTGGGCCAATATTTACTCTGCATCTCTAGGCAGCAACACCGGTTCTTTTTTTGATCTAAGTCAGCCCTATGGTAAACAGGCCCTCTTTATAGGTTTAAGTATATTTCTAGTCATTATTGTACTTTCTATAGAAGCTAAATTTTACCAGCGTTTTTCAAGTATTATTTATCTTGTATCCCTGCTGTCTCTAGCAGGATTATTTGTTTTTGGAAAAACGATTTCAGGAGCTACTTCCTGGTATTCCTTTGGAAGCTTTGGAATACAACCATCTGAATTTGCCAAATTTGCTACTGCATTAGCTTTAGGAAAATATCTAAGCGATATTCAAACAAATATCAGGCGGCTTAGCCATCAGGTGAAGGCATTTATAATTATTGCGATTCCTGCTTTATTAATAATTCCGCAACCGGATCCTGGAAGTGCCCTTGTTTACGCAGCATTCTTTTTCCCGCTTTACAGAGAAGGTTTATCTGGCTTTTATTTGGTGACGGGACTCTCTGCTATTGCTGTATTCATTTTAACCCTACTTATCGGGCCTTTATGGGTTAGCGCAGGGGTGATTTTTATCGCCCTGCTTCTATTCTTCAGGAAACGAAAAAAACGTCCCGGAAGAGTATTAATTACGCTCTTTGTAATAATCTCTATTGCCTTGAGCTTTTCAGTTAATTATATCTTCGAAAATGTTTTTGAGCAGCGACATAGAGATCGATTCAATATTGTACTGGGAAAAGAAGTAGATTCCCGGGGTATTGGGTATAATACCAATCAAAGTGAAATTGCTATAGGTAGTGGTGGATGGCTTGGGAAAGGCTGGACTGAAGGAACACAAACAAAAGGTCATTTTGTTCCTGAACAGCATACTGACTATATTTTTAGCACTGTTGGTGAAGAATGGGGATTTTTAGGGAGTGCTTTGGTAGTGATCTTATTTGTACTTCTGCTTCTACGACTTCTTGTTCTTGCGGAAAGACAACGAAATCAGTTTTACAGGATCTATGGATATTCTGTAATAGGAATACTCTTTATACATTTTCTCGTAAATATCGGGATGGTAATTGGCGTATTCCCAACCGTTGGAATCCCTCTACCTTTTTTTAGTTATGGAGGTTCCGGACTCTGGGGTTTCACGATACTGCTATTTATCTTTATTAAGTTAGATTCTGACAGGCTTTCTTACTGAAGCGATTCAGACTAATTTTACCTCCAAATTTCGCATTTTTCGTCTTCTTTTCGTCATTTTTAACTTCCGTAGCTATGGCTATGCAACTAATGAATGACTTCAATAGGCGAAAAAAGCCTTCATTTTCGGTTCCAAACTAAAAGCTTAAATCACTTCATTAAGAACACTTGTCTACCATCAATAATATGGCAGCAGCCATCAATATAATTACCGGATAGATATATTTTCTTTTCATATTCTAATTCTAAAGCATAAAAAAACCCGGAAATAAACTTCCGGGTTTCAATTTATCTATTAAATATTAATTCTTCACTTTCTTTTTTCTATTAACATCAGCAAGCTTATTTCTAGTAATGTTATTCATTTTCATATCTGAAAGAACATTGATAGCTTCTTCAATATATACATCCTTACTCAGGTTTTCATGCCATCTCTGTCTCTTTTCCTTTAGGATAGTATCTGTTGTAAAGAGTTTTTCTTCATAAGGCAATGAATTATAAGTTAGATTGGTTTTATAATCCTTAATGGCATCAAACTGCTTGGCCATTTCCTTATTTTTTTCAGCTTCATCAGCATAATCTGTATAATTTAAAGAATAGCTCCTGTCTTCACTCTGAGTTTTTACCCATTTGGCATTTTCTTCAATTAACTTAAGCTGAGTATTTGAATCCATTCTCTTTTTGCTGGCATCTATAGCTTCGTCATATCCAACATATCCATTCCAGATATCGAAATCTGCAGCATCGATCTTATCCCAGGGAAGTGGATTTTCCTGATCTTTTTCTCCAATATCAACAAAACTATATCTGTCTGGAACCACTACGTCACTCTTCACCCCTTCAAGCTGGGTTGAACCACCATTTACACGGTAAAACTTCTGGGTAGTGATCTTAAGAGCTCCCATGTCTCCCATATCATTATTTCGAAGCCACCTGTTAAGATCTATTACATTTTGAACAGTTCCCTTACCATATGTTTGCTTACTTCCTATAATTATAGCTCTTTTATAATCCTGCATGGCAGCGGCTAGAATTTCAGAAGCCGAAGCAGATAATTCGTTTACAAGGATTACCAGCGGGCCATCCCAGAGTACTTGCGGATCTTCATCTTTTAGTACTTCTTTACGAGCTCCATTTGATTTCACCTGAACTATAGGACCTTTTTCAATAAACATTCCTGCGATATCCACCACAGTTTTTAGTGAACCTCCACCATTATTTCTAAGGTCTAATACCAGACCTTCCATTCCTTCTTTTTTCAAATTGATAATATCTTCCTTAATGTCTGAAGCGGCATTTCGGTTTTCGTAATCTTCCATATCAAAATAGAATTTAGGTAAATTTATCACCCCAAATTTTCTATTCTCTTTCTCTACCATTGAAGTTTTCGCATAGGTTTCTTCAATCTCAATCACATCACGAACTAAAGTCACCTCTTCAATATTGCCCATAACTTTTTTACGAACAGTAAGTATGACCTTAGTATCCTTTGGACCCTTAATAAGGTCTACCGCATCGTCTAGTCTCATTCCAACAATACTTACAGCTTCTTTCTCATCTTCCTGCTTAACCTTAAGGATCACATCACCTTCAGCAATCTCCTCACTTAACCAGGCAGGCCCTCCGGAAATAACTTCAGTAATAGTAATATTATCACTATCCTTCATTAAACGCGCACCAATTCCTTCAAGTTTACCTGACATGGCGATATCAAACCTATCCTTTTCCTGAGGTGCGAAATAAAATGTATGAGGATCAAATTCCTCTACAATAGCGTTAATATATACTGAAAAATAATCTTCTCTTTCAAGATCATCAGTAAAATCGTAATACCTGTCTATATTAGAAAGTGTAGTTTCTCTCGCTTCTTTTTCAAGTTCAGCATCAGTCTTCATTACATAAGAGTCATCTTCTTCTTTTTGATTTTTCTCATCCTGTTTTAGATCGTAATAAGTAATTAATGCATTGAACTTTAATTGCTCTTTCCATCTCTTTCTCATTTCTTCTTTTGAAGAAGCATATTCCAAACTATCGTAAGCTGTGTTTATATTCTCGCTTTCTGTAAAGTCAAAGGGTTCTGAAAGAATTTCTTTGTACAGAGATCTTGCCTCTTCCATTCGCTCTCCCAATCGACCATAAGTAAGGTTGAAGAAATCGATATTCTTACTTTTTATCTGATCATCCAGTTTTTCTTTAAAAGCATCAAATTCTTCAATGTCTTTTTTATAGAAAAAACGCTTAGAAGGATCAAGTCCTTCTAAATAATCTACATATACATTGGCTGAAAAACCGTCATTTATATCTTTTGCATCATAATGCCCCTGACTAAGTACATATGTAATTAAGTCTATAAGTAGTTTATCCTTATTAGGGTCTTCAAACTTCTTGGTAGTAAAACTACAAGAAGCGGCAGCCATTAAGAGAACGACTGCTATAATTTTAAAATTCCTTTTCATAACTCGTTTTAATTTCGTCATCGTTTGGTTACCATAAGTATAGTAAAAACTGTGCCAATAACTTTAATCTGGCGCACTAATTTGTCAAAGCACTAATATAAGCTTTCCTTATTTAAATTCTTATTTTAGCAAAACCAAATAATGATGCATGAACAAGAAAAAACCGCTTATTCTGGTAACCAATGATGATGGTATTACTGCCCCCGGAATAAGAACTCTCGTAGAAGTAATGAAAGAACTGGGAGATGTGATCGTGGTTGCCCCAGATAGTCCTCAAAGCGGCATGGGTCACGCGATAACAATTAGTGATACCCTATTTTGCGAACAGGTTACCATTAAAGAATCTTATAAACATAAAGAATACAGCTGTTCGGGAACACCGGCAGATTGTGTGAAAATTGCCACCCAAGAGATCCTTCATAGAAAACCAGATCTTTGTGTTAGCGGAATTAATCATGGCTCCAACTCATCGATTAATGTAATCTATTCCGGAACCATGAGTGCGGCAGTAGAAGCTGGAATTGAAGGTATTCCGGCAATTGGTTTTTCCCTGCTTGATTATTCTTTAAATGCAGATTTTGAACCTACACGAAAATTTATAAAAACCATTACAAAAAATGTTCTGAAAAATGGCCTGCCTATAGGTGTTGTGCTGAATGTAAATATTCCGAAACTGAAGGAAGCAGAAATAAAAGGTATTAAAGTCTGTAGACAGGCGAATGCTCACTGGGAAGAGGAATTCGACAAAAGAACGAATCCGCAGGGGCGAGAATATTACTGGCTTACCGGAAAATTTGTAAATAAAGATGAAGGTAAAGATACTGATGAAAAGGCACTGGAAGAAGGCTATGTTTCTGTAGTCCCGGTGCAGTTTGATCTTACCGCCCACCATTTTATAAAAGATTTAAGCAGTTGGTCACTCAATGATTAAACAAAATGTAGTTACTGGATTTTTAACCGGGATTGCGGCAAATATCGCCGGTGTAATATTATACATTACTCTGCTTTCTGATGCTGAGCTGGATATAGCGCTTAAAGATGCATTAGTAAATGATTACCTGGGAAAAATAATTGCGCTGGGTGCCGTTCTTAACTTTTTGCCATTTTTTGTTTTTCTAAAGAAGAAACAAAACTATCATGCTCGCGGTGTTCTATTGGCAACTGTAAGCGTTGCAGTAGCTGTTGCAATATTCAAATTCTTTTAAAATGAAATACTACATCATTGCAGGCGAAGCTTCCGGAGACCTCCATGCTTCTAATTTAATGAAAGCTTTAAAAGAGGTTGACACAGATGCCAATTTTCGATTCTGGGGTGGGGACCTCATGGAAAATCAGGGAGGAAAGCTTGTTAAGCACTACAAGGAATTAGCCTTTATGGGCTTTTCTGAAGTGATCATGAACCTGAGAACTATTTTTAGAAATATTAAATTTTGCAAGCAGGATATAGAATCCTACAATCCCGATGTGATCATTTTTGTAGATTATCCCGGTTTCAATATGAGAATCGCGGAATGGGCTAAGAAAAAAGGATATCGAACCAGCTATTATATCTCTCCGCAAATTTGGGCCTGGAAAGAAAACAGGATCAAAAAGATAAAACGGGATGTGGATGAAATGTACGTGATCCTTCCGTTTGAAAAAGATTTCTATACTGAAAAGCACAATTTTCCGGTACATTTTGTAGGACATCCCTTGTTGGATGCTATAGACAACAGACCTCTTGTGGATATTAAATTATTCAAAAAGAACAATGGTTTAGATAACCGACCAATTATCGCATTACTCCCGGGCAGTAGAAAACAAGAAATAGAAAAAATGCTGAACGTGATGCTTAGTATTACTTCAGAGTTTAAAGATTATCAGTTCGTTATTGCGGGTGCACCGAGCCAGGATAAAGAATTTTACCGGGGTTTTATTAAAAAATCCAATATCAGTATTATTAAGAATAAGACTTATGATGTACTAAGTATCTCCCATGCGGCGTTGGTTACTTCGGGAACCGCTACTCTGGAAACTGCACTTTTTAAAGTTCCGGAAGTTGTATGCTACAAAGGAAGTTATATATCCTATCATATTGCAAAAAGGATCATTAACCTGGATTATATTTCCCTCGTAAATTTGATCATGGACAGAGAAGTTGTAACAGAATTAATTCAAAATGAATTCAATACAAAGAATTTAAAAACTGAACTTACTAAAATTCTCAATGAAGAAAATCGCAAAAGGATTTTTGAAGATTACTTTGAGCTTGAGCAAAAGCTAGGTGGGAAAGGTGCCAGTAAAAAAACTGCTGAATTGATTTATAATAATATCAAATGATAGTATCATGAGAGGACTTTTTCTAAAATCGACAGTTTTAATTTTTAGTGTTTTCCTGCTTGCTTCCTGTGGTTCTTCCAGGTCAAGGGTTGTAACCACTAAAAAAGAGGCTAATAGATCTGAAAAAGCCACCCAAGTCTATGATCGTAATCCTTCGGCAGAACCCGAGGATAAAACAGCCTTTAAAGTGATTCGCACTGCTAAGAAATTTGAAGGTACCAAGTACAAATATGGCGGCACCGATAAAAAGGGAATGGATTGCTCCGGGTTGATTTACGTTTCTTTTCTCGAAGAAGGTATTTCCATGCCTCGTACTTCCCGGGCCATGTCATTAGAAGGCAAGCGATTGTATTTAAAGGAAGTGAGCGTTGGAGATCTTCTTTTCTTTGAAACCAATAAGAACCGAAAAGTAATTAACCACGTCGGTCTTGTGGTAGAAGTAGCTAATAACGAAATCTATTTTATCCACTCCTCTACTTCCAGAGGCGTTATTATTTCCTCATTATCAGAATCTTACTGGTATAATAATTTTGTAATGGCGCGCAGAGTGATTTAATTTTTTTATACCTTCAGATTACAAAATTTAATCATTGAAGGATTTCCGTTTTATATTTCTACGACTATCTTTTTATCTAATCTTAGGAATACTTACGGCATTTTATTTTTCAGTAAATGTCGAGACTCTTTTAATTGCTGGCGGACTCATTCTCAGTCTGTTTATTTTGGCCTATTTCAGAGCCAGAAGCAAATTTTTTCCTGATGCATTCTTCGGAATTGCATCCTTTCTTCTGATATTTTCCCTGGGTTTTTCTACCGCCTATTTAAATATTCCGAAAAATCAGAAAGATCATTTTATAAATCAGGATATTGAAAAGAACCGGCAAACAATTCTCCTCGCCAGTATTTCAGAAGAATTAAAACCAACGGCATTTTCCCAGAAGTTTATACTGGAAACCGAAAATTTAATCTTCGGAAAAGAAAACCTTAAGGTTAAAGGAAAAATATTACTAAATCTAAAAGCCGATTCTTCGAATATTTCAGTTTTAAAGCCAGGAATGCAGGTTTTGGTTCCGTGGATTCCAGAAGAGATAAAGCCTCCTTTAAATCCTTTTCAATTTAGTTATAGAGACTATATGAATCGACTGCAGGTAGAACGACAAATCAATACCGATATGTCAAAAATTGGCATTAGAAGTACTGAAGAAAATAACCTTCAATCCTATTCCTGGAAATTGAGGGAACGACTCATTTCAGATTTAAAAGAGCATGAATTTGGCAAAGATGAACTGGCAGTTTTTCAGGCTTTGATCCTTGGACAAAGAAGAGAGATAAGTAATGATCTTTACAAAAATTACGCTGCTGCCGGAGCCATTCATATCCTGGCAATCTCCGGTCTTCATATAGGGATATTATTATTTATTCTAAATTTTCTCCTTGGAGGTCTAAATAGGTTTAAATATGGAAGACTAATCAGAGTTATTTTATTGATCGCTTTGCTATGGAGTTTTGCAATTTTAACTGGTTTAAGCCCATCGGTAGTTAGAGCGGTAAGCATGTTTTCATTTATAGCCGTGGGCCTTCAAATAAAACGGAAGACAAGTGTTATGAATAGTCTCTTTCTTTCCCTGTTTATTCTTCTACTCATAAATCCCTATTATCTTTTCCAGATCGGGTTTCAACTGAGCTATCTGGCGGTTTTTAGCATTATTGTATTTCAACCGCTAATTTATGGGCTTTTCAAACCTAATTTAAAAGTCATTAACTATTTATGGCAGCTTAGTTCCGTAAGTATCGCGGCACAAATTGGCGTAATTCCGCTTAGCTTATATTACTTTCATCAGTTCCCGGGGCTTTTTCTTATTAGCAATCTCGTTATTCTGCCATTTCTAGGAATTATTTTAGCTATCGGAATTATTGTGATCATACTTGCTTCAGTTAATTTGCTCCCCGCTTTTCTCACCAAATCCTTCGATTTTATCTTAAGCTTACAAAATCAATTTATAGAGCATATTGCAGGGATAGAATCCATGATTTTCAGCAATACTGACATAAGCTTAGCTCAAACATTATCAATCTACTTAATCTTATTAGGATTATTATTTATCATTAGAAAAGTCACTTACACACGCGTATGCTTTGTTCTTGTAGGTATCTTTGTTTTTCAGGCATCTACTTTTTATTACCAGAGAACTATACCTGTAAATGAAGCGATCATTTTTCATAGATCAACGAAATCTGTTATTGGTACTAAAAGGAATGAAAACCTCAATATTTATTCTAATGAAGATTCCAAGAATACCTTTTTGAAAGAATACATCAGGGAAAGAAATATTCAAAATACTAAGTTTAAAGAAGTGCCTGAAATAATTGATCTTTCTAATAAACTCACATTAATTGTTGATACCATCAGGAATTATAATTTAAAGAATTTTCATCCAGAAATTCTTATCCTGAGAAATTCACCAAAAGTAAACCTGGAAAGACTCATAAATAAGTTTTCACCAGAGCAAGTTGTAGCAGATGGAAGCAATTATTACTATTTAGTAAAGCTTTGGAGAGAAACCGCCAAATATAAAAAAATCCCTTTCCACTATACCGGTGAAAAGGGAGCTTATTTTATAACTAAGGATTAAATTCTAACTGGAAAAGGTGCCTTTAAATTCTTCCTGATATTTCTTCCACTCTTCATCAGTTTTTACTTTTTTATAATCATCTGTGGCAAATATTTTCAAAAAGATCTCAAGTTTCTGCGGGGTTAAATAGCCTTTTACGGGCGTTAGAAATTTAGCATTTTCATCAAAAAACACCATCGTGGGATATGCATTTACTCCCATTGCCAGTGCAAATTGATGCACAGCATTCCTGCCTTTTCTTTTAGGATCGTAATTGGGGTTTTTAAATACCTTATCATTAAAATTTACCACCTCTTCCCCTTCGGCATTAAACTTTACAGCGTAATAATGCTTATTAACATATGCCGCTAGATCTTTATTGGAAAAGGTATTCTTATCAAGCATTTTACAGGGACCGCACCAAGTGGTGTACGCATCAACGAATATTTTCTTAGGATTTTTCTTTTGGGCCTCTAAAGCTTCATTCATACTCATCCACTTAATTTCCTGAGCTTGCAATGAGCCAACAGCAACTAATAGGAAAGTGAATAAAAATAATTTCTTCATATTTTAAATTTAAGTAAAACTGTTGAAAACAAAAAGCGTTCCTAAATAATTTGGGAACGCTTTCAATCAAATTATATCGAAATTCGAAATTATCTAATTCCGTGCATTAATTTTTTTAATATTGGGTTTAACAAGGCCACTAGTATTCCTCCAGCTATAGGAACTATGGTAAATATCAGGAAAAAAGTGGAGAGATCGTATTGCTGTGTCACAGACTCGATCATTCCACCTAGAGAACCTGCAAGTTTATTTCCAATTGCTATTGCCAAATACCACATTCCAAACATAAAGGCAATCATTCTGGCCGGAACAAGTTTACTAACATATGAAAGTCCTAATGGTGACAAACAAAGTTCACCTAAGGTATGCAGGAGATAGGCTAAAATCAACCAAATCATGCTAACCTTTGCTCCGTCTACCATTCCGCTTGAGCCCCATGCAAGTAATCCAAAGCCTAAACCTAATAGGATAAGACCAAAGCAATATTTAAATGCGGCAGATGGATTATATTTACTCTCCCACCATTTAGAAAAGAAGGAGGCGAAAACAATAATAAAGAATGAATTGAGAATACTAAACCAGGATACCGTGATCTCGGTAGTATCTGCTGAAAATTCTCTAACAAGCATCCAGATAACCAGGCCCCAAATTCCTGCGAAACAAATACCCAGAATTATATTAGAACCTGGAATTCTCGCAAAAGTTTGCTTCCATAGAAGGTATAGCACCCACGTTATAATTGCCAATGGCACTACTGTTAGTAATGCATTGAAAATATTAAAAATATTTGCCGAGTTTCCTATGAGTACTCTGTCTACATTATCACGTGCGAAAATGATCAAGGAAGATGCTCCCTGCTCAAATGCCATAAAAAAGAACACAGTAAATATTGCAAATATGATGACTGCGATAAGCCTGTCTCTTACGACCTTGGTATACCTTGAAATTCTTGAAATAACCAGAATAAGAAAAAGAACAAGACCAATTAAAGCCATTCCTATGGGTCCGGATAAAGGTTCTCCACCAAAATCAAAAGGCATAACTACTGGTAAAAGATTTAAATCGGCAATTCTTGATGCAGGGTCATTTATTAAGTATGTAAGTCCTATTCCGGCAGAAGCTACTACCAGAATCTTATCTAAAAGAGTAAAAGGATTTGGTTTGTGTGAAACTCCTGAATTTTCTTCTTCTTTTAAATGTTTTTCTTCTAATTCTTTATCAGGCACCCCACCTATTTTACCAAATAAAGGCTTTGCCAGCCAGAATTGAAGGGTTCCTAAAAGCATAAATATTCCGGCGAGACCAAAACCCCAGCTCCATCCAATCTTTTCAGCAAGGTATCCACAAAGCATCATTCCAAAGAATGCACCGGCATTTACTCCCATATAAAAAATGGTATAAGCACCATCTTTTTTATCGGTTTTACCTTCATACATTTCAGAAATTATGGATGTAATATTAGGTTTAAAGAAGCCGGTTCCAATCACCAAAAGGCCAAGGCCAAGATATAAAGAAGTTTCAGTTTCCAAGGCCATAGAAGCATGTCCAAGCGTCATAATTGCCGCCCCAATGATCACTGCCCAACGATACCCGGTAAATTTATCGGCTATAAGTCCACCTAAAATAGGTGTTAAATAAAGTAGCCCGGCGTAGGTACCGAAAAGCGCACCCGCATTCTCTGCCGTCCATCCCCAGCCGGGATTATCAACTCCTACAATTGCCATTGTGAGAAAGTTGACCAGTAGTACCCTCATTCCATAGAACGAGAATCGCTCCCACATTTCAGTAAAGAAAAGAACAAATAAACCTGCAGGATGCCCTAGAACTTTACTTTTAAAAAAATCGTTCTGGACTTCAGAGGATGCTTGAGCATTCATATTTATAACTTAATTAATTAGAGAAAGCTAAAAATTATTCAACTGTAGTTTCTTTAGGTATTCCTTCTTGAATGGTAGCATCTTCAGCACCATGCGTAAGTCTTTTTAGAGGTTTTAGCAACATAATCACGATAAGACCTATTAACGTCCAGATAACTGCGATTCCTGTAAAGACCTCGAATTCTCCTAAAGACTGAGCTGATTCTCCAATTAGACCGGCAACCTTATTACCGAGACCCGTTGCTGCCCAGTACATACCCATTATTATAGAAGCGTATTTTAAAGGAGCAAGCTTTGTAATAAATGAAAGCGAAACTGGCGATGCACAAAGCTCTCCAATTGTATGGAATAAATATGCAAGAATCAACCAGTACATAGCAGAAGAACCTGTTTCTTCATATTGAACTGAAGCCATACTCATAAATCCAAATCCAAGAGCCATAATTATAATCCCTATCGCCATTTTGAAAATAGAAGAAGCTTCTTTTCCTCTTTTCTTCCATTTAAACCAGAATGCTCCTACTACTGTAGCAAACGTAATTATAAAGAATGAATTTACCGATTGAAAAACCGATGCAGGCACTGTAAATCCAAGTATCGTACGATCAGTTTTTTGTTGAGCATAGAGGTTCATCAATCCTCCAGCCTGTTCAAAAGCAGCCCAGAAAAGAATGATTAATAAGAAAGAAAGAAGAAGGACTTTTACCCTATCCTTTTCAATACTAGTTAGTGGTTTATCCAGAATAGCTTTATCTGCATCATTTTTTCTAGAAATTAGGTTACCAACATGTTTAAGGTGTTTTTGCCCCCACATGTAAACTAACTGGCCAAAGAACATTCCGACAGCAGCAAGACCGAATCCCCAATGCCAACCATATTTCTGTGCAAGGAACCCACAGGCAATTGGTGCAAGAAAACCACCAATATTAATTCCCATATAGAATATATAAAATCCAAGATCCCTTCTTTCGTCACCTTGCTTATAAAGTCCGCCGACCATTGAAGAAATGTTTGGCTTTAGACCTCCCACACCTAGAATAATGAACAAACATCCAATATAAAAAGTCATTTCAGAATCAAATGCCAGTACCGAGTGACCTATACAAAGTAGGATACCCCCAAGTAAAACTGTTTTCTTTT contains these protein-coding regions:
- a CDS encoding thioredoxin family protein, yielding MKKLFLFTFLLVAVGSLQAQEIKWMSMNEALEAQKKNPKKIFVDAYTTWCGPCKMLDKNTFSNKDLAAYVNKHYYAVKFNAEGEEVVNFNDKVFKNPNYDPKRKGRNAVHQFALAMGVNAYPTMVFFDENAKFLTPVKGYLTPQKLEIFLKIFATDDYKKVKTDEEWKKYQEEFKGTFSS
- the lpxB gene encoding lipid-A-disaccharide synthase, translated to MKYYIIAGEASGDLHASNLMKALKEVDTDANFRFWGGDLMENQGGKLVKHYKELAFMGFSEVIMNLRTIFRNIKFCKQDIESYNPDVIIFVDYPGFNMRIAEWAKKKGYRTSYYISPQIWAWKENRIKKIKRDVDEMYVILPFEKDFYTEKHNFPVHFVGHPLLDAIDNRPLVDIKLFKKNNGLDNRPIIALLPGSRKQEIEKMLNVMLSITSEFKDYQFVIAGAPSQDKEFYRGFIKKSNISIIKNKTYDVLSISHAALVTSGTATLETALFKVPEVVCYKGSYISYHIAKRIINLDYISLVNLIMDREVVTELIQNEFNTKNLKTELTKILNEENRKRIFEDYFELEQKLGGKGASKKTAELIYNNIK
- the rodA gene encoding rod shape-determining protein RodA, whose protein sequence is MSKSSAAGFDWISIFIYLILICFGWANIYSASLGSNTGSFFDLSQPYGKQALFIGLSIFLVIIVLSIEAKFYQRFSSIIYLVSLLSLAGLFVFGKTISGATSWYSFGSFGIQPSEFAKFATALALGKYLSDIQTNIRRLSHQVKAFIIIAIPALLIIPQPDPGSALVYAAFFFPLYREGLSGFYLVTGLSAIAVFILTLLIGPLWVSAGVIFIALLLFFRKRKKRPGRVLITLFVIISIALSFSVNYIFENVFEQRHRDRFNIVLGKEVDSRGIGYNTNQSEIAIGSGGWLGKGWTEGTQTKGHFVPEQHTDYIFSTVGEEWGFLGSALVVILFVLLLLRLLVLAERQRNQFYRIYGYSVIGILFIHFLVNIGMVIGVFPTVGIPLPFFSYGGSGLWGFTILLFIFIKLDSDRLSY
- the surE gene encoding 5'/3'-nucleotidase SurE; this translates as MNKKKPLILVTNDDGITAPGIRTLVEVMKELGDVIVVAPDSPQSGMGHAITISDTLFCEQVTIKESYKHKEYSCSGTPADCVKIATQEILHRKPDLCVSGINHGSNSSINVIYSGTMSAAVEAGIEGIPAIGFSLLDYSLNADFEPTRKFIKTITKNVLKNGLPIGVVLNVNIPKLKEAEIKGIKVCRQANAHWEEEFDKRTNPQGREYYWLTGKFVNKDEGKDTDEKALEEGYVSVVPVQFDLTAHHFIKDLSSWSLND
- a CDS encoding carboxy terminal-processing peptidase; translation: MKRNFKIIAVVLLMAAASCSFTTKKFEDPNKDKLLIDLITYVLSQGHYDAKDINDGFSANVYVDYLEGLDPSKRFFYKKDIEEFDAFKEKLDDQIKSKNIDFFNLTYGRLGERMEEARSLYKEILSEPFDFTESENINTAYDSLEYASSKEEMRKRWKEQLKFNALITYYDLKQDEKNQKEEDDSYVMKTDAELEKEARETTLSNIDRYYDFTDDLEREDYFSVYINAIVEEFDPHTFYFAPQEKDRFDIAMSGKLEGIGARLMKDSDNITITEVISGGPAWLSEEIAEGDVILKVKQEDEKEAVSIVGMRLDDAVDLIKGPKDTKVILTVRKKVMGNIEEVTLVRDVIEIEETYAKTSMVEKENRKFGVINLPKFYFDMEDYENRNAASDIKEDIINLKKEGMEGLVLDLRNNGGGSLKTVVDIAGMFIEKGPIVQVKSNGARKEVLKDEDPQVLWDGPLVILVNELSASASEILAAAMQDYKRAIIIGSKQTYGKGTVQNVIDLNRWLRNNDMGDMGALKITTQKFYRVNGGSTQLEGVKSDVVVPDRYSFVDIGEKDQENPLPWDKIDAADFDIWNGYVGYDEAIDASKKRMDSNTQLKLIEENAKWVKTQSEDRSYSLNYTDYADEAEKNKEMAKQFDAIKDYKTNLTYNSLPYEEKLFTTDTILKEKRQRWHENLSKDVYIEEAINVLSDMKMNNITRNKLADVNRKKKVKN
- a CDS encoding C40 family peptidase, which gives rise to MRGLFLKSTVLIFSVFLLASCGSSRSRVVTTKKEANRSEKATQVYDRNPSAEPEDKTAFKVIRTAKKFEGTKYKYGGTDKKGMDCSGLIYVSFLEEGISMPRTSRAMSLEGKRLYLKEVSVGDLLFFETNKNRKVINHVGLVVEVANNEIYFIHSSTSRGVIISSLSESYWYNNFVMARRVI
- a CDS encoding ComEC/Rec2 family competence protein: MKDFRFIFLRLSFYLILGILTAFYFSVNVETLLIAGGLILSLFILAYFRARSKFFPDAFFGIASFLLIFSLGFSTAYLNIPKNQKDHFINQDIEKNRQTILLASISEELKPTAFSQKFILETENLIFGKENLKVKGKILLNLKADSSNISVLKPGMQVLVPWIPEEIKPPLNPFQFSYRDYMNRLQVERQINTDMSKIGIRSTEENNLQSYSWKLRERLISDLKEHEFGKDELAVFQALILGQRREISNDLYKNYAAAGAIHILAISGLHIGILLFILNFLLGGLNRFKYGRLIRVILLIALLWSFAILTGLSPSVVRAVSMFSFIAVGLQIKRKTSVMNSLFLSLFILLLINPYYLFQIGFQLSYLAVFSIIVFQPLIYGLFKPNLKVINYLWQLSSVSIAAQIGVIPLSLYYFHQFPGLFLISNLVILPFLGIILAIGIIVIILASVNLLPAFLTKSFDFILSLQNQFIEHIAGIESMIFSNTDISLAQTLSIYLILLGLLFIIRKVTYTRVCFVLVGIFVFQASTFYYQRTIPVNEAIIFHRSTKSVIGTKRNENLNIYSNEDSKNTFLKEYIRERNIQNTKFKEVPEIIDLSNKLTLIVDTIRNYNLKNFHPEILILRNSPKVNLERLINKFSPEQVVADGSNYYYLVKLWRETAKYKKIPFHYTGEKGAYFITKD